Proteins encoded by one window of Streptomyces sp. NBC_01477:
- a CDS encoding DUF402 domain-containing protein, with amino-acid sequence MPTTPLPPGAPASVRLVKAGREKVSYPATVVADDGVRVTVTAPWSLPHVRDFGFVRFEPGDVFTERYWRDRWYAVKEVCDARGVRKGWYCDITRPVLVTGGVLTSEDLDLDLWVSADGSAVLRLDEDEFADSGLAQRDPEAAGRAVSALDELEALARRDGGLAPLLD; translated from the coding sequence ATGCCCACCACCCCCCTGCCGCCCGGCGCCCCGGCGTCCGTACGCCTGGTCAAGGCCGGCCGCGAGAAGGTCAGCTACCCCGCCACCGTGGTCGCCGACGACGGCGTCCGCGTGACCGTGACCGCGCCCTGGTCGCTGCCGCATGTCCGCGACTTCGGCTTCGTACGCTTCGAGCCCGGCGACGTGTTCACCGAGCGCTACTGGCGCGACCGGTGGTATGCCGTCAAGGAGGTGTGCGACGCCCGCGGTGTGCGCAAGGGCTGGTACTGCGACATCACCCGCCCGGTGCTGGTCACGGGCGGTGTGCTGACCTCGGAGGACCTGGACCTCGACCTGTGGGTGTCGGCCGACGGCAGCGCGGTGCTGCGGCTGGACGAGGACGAGTTCGCCGACAGCGGTCTGGCGCAGCGCGACCCGGAGGCGGCCGGGCGGGCGGTGAGCGCGCTGGACGAGCTGGAGGCGCTGGCCCGCCGCGACGGCGGCCTGGCGCCGCTGCTGGACTGA
- the ffh gene encoding signal recognition particle protein: MFDTLSDRLAATFKSLRGKGRLSEADIDATAREIRIALLEADVALPAVRAFIANVKQRAAGAEVSQALNPAQQVIKIVNDELITILGGETRRLRFAKQPPTVIMLAGLQGAGKTTLAGKLGKWLQGQGHTPLLVACDLQRPNAVNQLSVVAERAGVAVYAPEPGNGVGDPVKVAKDSIDFATSRQYDIVIVDTAGRLGVDQELMRQAADIRDATRPDEILFVVDAMIGQDAVNTAEAFRDGVGFDGVVLSKLDGDARGGAALSIAHVTGKQIMFASNGEKLDDFDAFHPDRMASRILGMGDMLSLIEKAEQTFSQAEAEKMAAKLAKGPKEFTLDDFLAQMEQVRKMGSISKLLGMLPGMGQIKDQINNLDEKDVDRTAAIIKSMTPGERADPHLINGSRRARIAKGSGVEVSAVKSLVERFFEARKMMSRMAQGGGMPGMPGMPGMGGGAGRQKKQQKQAKGKRQSGNPMKRKADAAAAAARREEQQVQGDGQGGSPFGLPSGGQDFELPDEFKKFMG, from the coding sequence GTGTTCGATACGCTCTCAGACCGCCTTGCAGCCACCTTCAAAAGCCTCCGGGGCAAAGGCCGTCTGTCCGAGGCGGACATCGACGCCACCGCGCGCGAGATCCGGATCGCCCTGCTGGAGGCCGACGTCGCCCTGCCCGCCGTGCGGGCCTTCATCGCGAACGTCAAGCAGCGCGCCGCCGGCGCCGAGGTCTCCCAGGCGCTGAATCCCGCGCAGCAGGTCATCAAGATCGTCAACGACGAGCTGATCACCATCCTCGGCGGCGAGACCCGCCGGCTGCGCTTCGCCAAGCAGCCGCCGACCGTGATCATGCTGGCCGGCCTCCAGGGCGCGGGCAAGACCACTCTGGCGGGCAAGCTCGGCAAGTGGCTCCAGGGCCAGGGCCACACCCCGCTGCTGGTCGCCTGCGACCTCCAGCGGCCGAACGCCGTCAACCAGCTCAGCGTCGTCGCCGAGCGCGCGGGCGTCGCGGTCTACGCGCCCGAGCCCGGCAACGGCGTCGGCGACCCGGTCAAGGTCGCCAAGGACTCCATCGACTTCGCCACGTCCCGGCAGTACGACATCGTGATCGTCGACACCGCGGGCCGCCTCGGCGTCGACCAGGAGCTGATGCGGCAGGCCGCGGACATCCGCGACGCCACCCGCCCCGACGAGATCCTCTTCGTGGTCGACGCGATGATCGGCCAGGACGCGGTCAACACCGCGGAGGCCTTCCGCGACGGCGTCGGCTTCGACGGCGTGGTGCTCTCCAAGCTCGACGGCGACGCCCGCGGCGGCGCGGCCCTGTCGATCGCGCATGTCACCGGCAAGCAGATCATGTTCGCGTCGAACGGCGAGAAGCTGGACGACTTCGACGCGTTCCACCCGGACCGGATGGCGTCCCGCATCCTGGGCATGGGCGACATGCTGTCGCTGATCGAGAAGGCCGAGCAGACCTTCAGCCAGGCCGAGGCCGAGAAGATGGCGGCCAAGCTGGCGAAGGGCCCCAAGGAATTCACGCTGGACGACTTCCTGGCCCAGATGGAGCAGGTCCGCAAGATGGGCTCGATCTCCAAGCTGCTCGGCATGCTGCCGGGCATGGGCCAGATCAAGGACCAGATCAACAACCTCGACGAGAAGGACGTGGACCGCACCGCGGCGATCATCAAGTCGATGACGCCGGGCGAGCGCGCCGACCCGCACCTGATCAACGGCTCCCGCAGGGCGCGTATCGCCAAGGGTTCCGGCGTCGAGGTCAGCGCGGTCAAGAGCCTGGTGGAGCGGTTCTTCGAGGCGCGCAAGATGATGTCGCGGATGGCCCAGGGCGGCGGCATGCCGGGGATGCCCGGGATGCCGGGCATGGGCGGCGGCGCCGGCCGGCAGAAGAAGCAGCAGAAGCAGGCCAAGGGCAAGCGCCAGTCGGGCAATCCGATGAAGCGCAAGGCGGACGCCGCCGCGGCTGCGGCCCGCCGCGAGGAGCAGCAGGTCCAGGGCGACGGGCAGGGCGGCAGCCCGTTCGGCCTGCCGTCCGGCGGCCAGGACTTCGAGCTGCCCGACGAGTTCAAGAAGTTCATGGGCTGA
- a CDS encoding SAM-dependent methyltransferase encodes MLVPLYDTVHDRLDVGPGTRLLALNCGSGLALLLAAARGAAVTGYDADRARLRLAAERLAAPPHSAPAAGLRPGAPDAADIRDGGYSVVTAFEPSAPADELRPALAAIADAARPGSAVVLAGWGPPERCSASRVLRVAARLAEPRGPAVPAPRLSGRDDLEDLASGAGLRPDGSGRVSCPFGYQDRASAVRGLLSTGLFDPAVAATDQHQVEKEITEALHPYQRPDGTVRMENVFRYLVARV; translated from the coding sequence ATGCTCGTACCGCTCTACGACACCGTCCACGACCGGCTCGACGTCGGCCCCGGCACCCGGTTACTGGCCCTGAACTGCGGCTCGGGCCTTGCCCTGCTGCTCGCCGCGGCAAGGGGCGCGGCCGTCACCGGTTACGACGCCGACCGCGCCCGGCTGCGGCTGGCCGCGGAAAGACTCGCCGCACCACCGCATAGTGCGCCGGCGGCCGGGCTGCGCCCCGGCGCACCGGACGCCGCGGACATACGCGACGGCGGCTACAGCGTTGTCACCGCGTTCGAGCCGTCCGCCCCCGCCGACGAACTGCGGCCCGCGCTGGCCGCGATCGCCGACGCGGCCCGTCCGGGCAGCGCGGTGGTGCTGGCCGGCTGGGGGCCGCCGGAGCGCTGCTCGGCCTCCCGGGTGCTGCGCGTCGCCGCGCGGCTCGCGGAGCCACGCGGCCCCGCCGTGCCGGCGCCCCGGCTCAGCGGCAGGGACGACCTGGAGGACCTGGCCTCGGGCGCCGGGCTGCGGCCGGACGGCTCGGGGCGGGTGTCCTGCCCGTTCGGCTACCAGGACCGGGCGAGCGCCGTACGCGGCCTGCTGTCGACCGGTCTGTTCGACCCGGCGGTGGCCGCCACCGACCAGCATCAGGTGGAGAAGGAGATCACCGAGGCCCTGCACCCCTACCAGCGCCCCGACGGCACGGTCCGGATGGAGAACGTCTTCCGCTATCTGGTCGCCCGCGTCTGA
- a CDS encoding RNA-binding protein produces MLEEALEHLVKGIVDNPDDVQVDMRTLRRGSVLEVRVHPDDLGKVIGRNGRTARALRTVVGALGGRGIRVDLVDVDQVR; encoded by the coding sequence GTGCTTGAGGAGGCTCTTGAGCACCTCGTGAAGGGCATCGTCGACAATCCCGACGATGTGCAGGTGGACATGCGCACACTGCGCCGTGGCAGCGTGCTGGAGGTCCGGGTGCATCCCGACGACCTCGGCAAGGTGATCGGCCGCAACGGCCGTACCGCCCGCGCGCTGCGTACGGTGGTGGGCGCGCTCGGCGGCCGCGGTATCCGCGTCGACCTGGTCGACGTCGACCAGGTGCGCTGA
- a CDS encoding [protein-PII] uridylyltransferase: MTDSVEAQDDSYAAARLRLLTQEARSGPPRRAALAALTDRWLSGLATSAAEAAGTGGWALLAVGGYGRGELSPRSDLDLVLLHDSEKTIGGLADRLWYPVWDLGLALDHSVRTPDEARKAAADDLKVQLGLLDARHLAGDPALSSALRTAVLADWRNQAPNRLPALLELCQERAERQGELSYLLEPDLKEARGGLRDATALRAVAASWLADAPREGLEEARTRLLDARDALHLVTGRATDRLALQEQDQVAAALGLLDADTLLRQVYEAARRISYASDVTWREVGRVLRARDSRPRRRLLGRSRSAPTGSAPERVPLAEGVVEQEGEAVLALAAKPERDPVLPLRAAAAAAQAGLPLSLHAVRRLAAAARPLPVPWPAEAREQLLTLLGAGESTVQVWEALEAEGLITRLLPDWERVRCRPQRNAVHRFTVDRHLVETAVQAAGLTRRVGRPDLLLTAALLHDIGKGWPGDHSEAGEVIARDVATRIGFSSEDADTLALLVRHHLLLIDTATRRDLDDPETVRAVAGTVRDTSTLELLAALTEADALATGPAAWSTWRASLLAELVERVAGALDTGALPEAAERDSTAEEERLAIEAARTRGPVLALHAHAEPDGEGDALDEALGVELLLAVPDRPALLAQAAGVLALHRLAVRAADLRAVDPIGEGPVALLSWRVSAEYGTLPEAARLRADLARAFEGTLDIEARLAEREAAYPRRRGITPPPPRVTVAPGHTSQTATVIEVRAHDAPGLLHRIGLALTATGVTVRSARISTLGANAVDAFYVVGKDGKALSPSRAAEVARQVEAALR; the protein is encoded by the coding sequence GTGACCGACAGCGTCGAAGCGCAGGACGACAGTTACGCGGCGGCCCGGCTGCGCCTCCTCACCCAGGAGGCGCGGTCCGGGCCGCCGCGCCGCGCGGCACTGGCCGCGCTCACCGACCGCTGGCTCAGCGGACTCGCCACCTCGGCCGCCGAGGCCGCCGGCACCGGCGGCTGGGCACTGCTCGCCGTCGGCGGCTACGGCCGCGGCGAGCTGTCCCCGCGCAGCGACCTGGACCTGGTGCTGCTGCACGACTCGGAGAAGACCATCGGCGGGCTCGCCGACCGGCTCTGGTATCCGGTGTGGGACCTCGGCCTGGCCCTGGACCACTCCGTGCGGACCCCCGACGAAGCCCGCAAGGCCGCGGCCGACGACCTCAAGGTCCAGCTCGGCCTGCTCGACGCCCGCCACCTCGCGGGCGACCCCGCGCTCAGCTCCGCCCTGCGCACCGCCGTGCTGGCCGACTGGCGCAACCAGGCGCCCAACCGGCTGCCCGCCCTGCTGGAGCTGTGCCAGGAGCGGGCCGAACGCCAGGGCGAGCTGTCCTACCTGCTCGAACCCGACCTCAAGGAGGCCCGCGGCGGCCTGCGCGACGCCACCGCGCTCCGGGCGGTGGCCGCCTCCTGGCTGGCCGACGCGCCCCGCGAGGGCCTGGAGGAGGCCCGCACCCGGCTGCTCGACGCCCGCGACGCCCTGCACCTGGTCACCGGGCGGGCCACCGACCGGCTCGCCCTCCAGGAACAGGACCAGGTCGCCGCGGCCCTCGGCCTGCTCGACGCCGACACCCTGCTGCGGCAGGTCTACGAGGCCGCCCGGCGGATCTCCTACGCCTCCGACGTCACCTGGCGCGAGGTCGGCCGGGTGCTGCGGGCCCGCGACTCCCGGCCCCGCCGCCGGCTGCTCGGCCGCAGCAGAAGCGCCCCTACCGGCAGCGCGCCCGAGCGCGTACCGCTGGCCGAGGGCGTCGTGGAGCAGGAGGGCGAGGCGGTGCTCGCGCTCGCCGCGAAACCCGAGCGCGACCCCGTACTGCCGCTGCGGGCCGCCGCTGCCGCCGCCCAGGCGGGTCTGCCGCTGTCGCTGCACGCGGTGCGGAGGCTGGCCGCCGCGGCGCGCCCGCTGCCCGTACCGTGGCCCGCGGAGGCCCGTGAGCAGCTGCTCACGCTGCTGGGCGCCGGGGAGTCCACCGTGCAGGTGTGGGAGGCGCTGGAGGCCGAGGGCCTGATCACCCGGCTGCTGCCGGACTGGGAGCGGGTCCGCTGCCGCCCGCAGCGCAACGCCGTGCACCGCTTCACCGTCGACCGTCACCTGGTGGAGACCGCCGTGCAGGCCGCGGGCCTCACCCGCCGGGTCGGCCGGCCCGACCTGCTGCTGACCGCGGCGCTGCTGCACGACATCGGCAAGGGCTGGCCGGGGGACCACAGCGAGGCGGGCGAGGTCATCGCCCGTGACGTCGCCACCAGGATCGGCTTCTCCAGCGAGGACGCCGACACCCTGGCGCTGCTCGTACGCCACCACCTGCTGCTCATCGACACCGCCACCCGGCGCGACCTGGACGATCCGGAGACCGTACGCGCGGTCGCCGGCACCGTACGGGACACCTCGACGCTGGAACTGCTGGCCGCGCTCACCGAGGCCGACGCCCTTGCCACGGGTCCCGCGGCCTGGAGCACCTGGCGGGCCTCGCTGCTGGCCGAACTCGTCGAGCGGGTCGCGGGGGCGCTGGACACCGGTGCCCTGCCCGAGGCGGCGGAGCGCGACTCCACCGCGGAGGAGGAACGCCTCGCCATCGAGGCCGCCCGCACCCGCGGCCCGGTGCTGGCGCTGCACGCCCACGCCGAACCCGACGGCGAGGGCGACGCCCTGGACGAGGCGCTGGGCGTGGAACTGCTGCTCGCCGTCCCCGACCGGCCCGCGCTGCTCGCCCAGGCCGCCGGTGTCCTGGCGCTGCACCGGCTCGCGGTCAGGGCCGCCGACCTGCGGGCCGTCGACCCGATCGGCGAGGGCCCGGTCGCCCTGCTCAGCTGGCGGGTCTCGGCGGAATACGGCACCCTGCCCGAGGCCGCCAGGCTGCGGGCCGACCTGGCGCGGGCCTTCGAGGGCACCCTCGACATCGAGGCCAGGCTCGCGGAGCGGGAGGCGGCCTATCCGCGGCGGCGCGGCATCACCCCGCCGCCGCCCCGGGTGACGGTCGCCCCCGGCCACACCTCGCAGACGGCCACGGTGATAGAGGTCCGCGCCCATGACGCGCCGGGGCTGCTGCACCGGATCGGGCTGGCCCTGACCGCGACCGGCGTCACCGTACGCTCGGCGCGTATCTCCACCCTGGGCGCCAACGCGGTCGACGCCTTCTACGTCGTCGGCAAGGACGGCAAGGCGCTGTCCCCGTCACGGGCGGCGGAAGTGGCCCGCCAGGTGGAGGCGGCGCTGCGCTAG
- a CDS encoding P-II family nitrogen regulator: MKLITAVVKPHRLDEIKEALQAFGVHGLTVTEASGYGRQRGHTEVYRGAEYTVDLVPKIRIEVLVEDSDADQLIDVVVKAARTGKIGDGKVWSLPVDTAVRVRTGERGPDAL; encoded by the coding sequence GTGAAGCTCATCACCGCGGTCGTGAAGCCACACCGCCTGGACGAGATCAAGGAAGCCCTGCAGGCCTTCGGAGTGCACGGTCTGACCGTTACCGAGGCCAGCGGCTACGGCAGGCAGCGCGGCCACACCGAGGTCTACCGCGGCGCCGAGTACACCGTCGACCTGGTGCCGAAGATACGCATCGAGGTCCTGGTCGAGGACTCCGACGCCGATCAGCTGATCGATGTCGTGGTGAAAGCGGCCAGAACCGGCAAGATCGGAGACGGCAAGGTGTGGAGTCTCCCGGTCGACACGGCCGTGCGGGTCCGCACAGGCGAGCGCGGACCCGACGCGCTCTGA
- the rpsP gene encoding 30S ribosomal protein S16 has protein sequence MAVKIKLKRLGKIRSPHYRIVVADSRTRRDGRAIEEIGLYHPVQNPSRIEVDSDRAQYWLSVGAQPTEPVLAILKLTGDWQKYKGLEAPAPLLVAEPKADKRVLFEAAAKDSADEPKGEAITPKAKKADKKADDTAEAPAAAESTEA, from the coding sequence GTGGCAGTCAAGATCAAGCTGAAGCGTCTGGGCAAGATCCGTTCGCCTCACTACCGCATCGTCGTCGCCGACTCCCGTACCCGCCGTGACGGCCGGGCCATCGAGGAGATCGGCCTGTACCACCCGGTGCAGAACCCGTCGCGCATCGAGGTCGACTCGGACCGCGCCCAGTACTGGCTCTCCGTCGGCGCCCAGCCGACCGAGCCGGTGCTCGCCATCCTCAAGCTCACCGGTGACTGGCAGAAGTACAAGGGCCTCGAGGCCCCTGCGCCGCTGCTCGTCGCCGAGCCGAAGGCCGACAAGCGCGTCCTGTTCGAGGCCGCGGCCAAGGACAGCGCCGACGAGCCCAAGGGTGAGGCGATCACCCCGAAGGCGAAGAAGGCCGACAAGAAGGCCGACGACACCGCCGAGGCTCCGGCCGCGGCCGAGTCCACCGAGGCCTGA
- the proS gene encoding proline--tRNA ligase, whose translation MAKAPVLTPQADDFPRWYQDLINKAELADNGPVRGTMVIRPYGYGLWERMQQDMDLRIKEAGAQNAYFPLFIPQSYLTREAEHVEGFAPELAVVTHAGGKELEEPIVVRPTSETIINEYFSKWVQSYRDLPLLINQWANVVRWELRPRLFLRTTEFLWQEGHTAHATYEDARDYASRIQREVYADFMTNVLAMDVVLGRKTAKERFAGAINTLTLEGMMGDGKALQLGTSHELGQNFAKAFHTQYLSKDGAQEHVWQTSWGSTTRMIGALVMMHGDDNGLRVPPRLAHVQVVVLAIKGDDEVVAKVREIGDRLKAAGLRVVVDDRTDTPFGRRAVDWELKGVPVRVEIGPRDLEAGTAMLARRIPGGKSPVALDSLAELLPAVLEEDQAQLLRESRERRESRTVDVATLEEAAEAAATGWARIPWADLGPEGEAKLAEQGVSVRCLVGKDGGVPDADDAPGTLAIVARAY comes from the coding sequence ATGGCAAAGGCTCCCGTTCTCACCCCCCAGGCGGACGACTTCCCGCGCTGGTACCAGGACCTGATCAACAAGGCCGAACTGGCCGACAACGGACCGGTCCGCGGCACCATGGTCATCAGGCCGTACGGCTACGGCCTGTGGGAGCGGATGCAGCAGGACATGGACCTGCGGATCAAGGAAGCGGGCGCGCAGAACGCGTACTTCCCGCTCTTCATCCCGCAGTCCTACCTGACCCGGGAGGCCGAGCACGTCGAGGGCTTCGCGCCCGAGCTGGCCGTCGTCACGCACGCGGGCGGCAAGGAGCTGGAAGAGCCGATCGTGGTGCGGCCCACCTCCGAGACGATCATCAACGAGTATTTCTCCAAGTGGGTGCAGAGCTACCGCGACCTGCCGCTGCTGATCAACCAGTGGGCGAACGTGGTCCGGTGGGAGCTGCGCCCGCGGCTCTTCCTGCGTACCACCGAATTCCTCTGGCAGGAGGGCCACACCGCCCACGCCACCTACGAGGACGCGCGGGACTACGCCTCGCGGATCCAGCGCGAGGTCTACGCCGACTTCATGACCAATGTGCTGGCGATGGACGTGGTGCTGGGCCGCAAGACCGCCAAGGAGCGCTTCGCCGGGGCGATCAACACCCTCACGCTCGAAGGCATGATGGGTGACGGCAAGGCGCTCCAGCTGGGCACCAGCCATGAGCTGGGCCAGAATTTCGCGAAGGCCTTCCACACCCAGTACCTGTCCAAGGACGGCGCGCAGGAGCACGTCTGGCAGACCTCCTGGGGCAGCACCACCCGCATGATCGGCGCGCTGGTGATGATGCACGGCGACGACAACGGGCTGCGGGTGCCGCCGCGGCTGGCCCATGTGCAGGTCGTGGTGCTGGCGATCAAGGGCGACGACGAGGTCGTGGCCAAGGTGCGGGAGATCGGCGACCGGCTCAAGGCCGCGGGGCTGCGGGTCGTGGTCGACGACCGTACGGACACGCCGTTCGGGCGCCGCGCGGTCGACTGGGAGCTCAAGGGCGTGCCGGTGCGGGTCGAGATCGGCCCGCGCGACCTGGAGGCCGGCACCGCGATGCTGGCCCGGCGCATCCCCGGGGGCAAGTCGCCGGTCGCGCTGGACAGCCTCGCCGAGCTGCTGCCCGCGGTGCTGGAGGAGGACCAGGCGCAGCTGCTGCGCGAGTCCCGTGAGCGCCGGGAATCCCGCACTGTGGACGTGGCGACCCTGGAGGAGGCGGCCGAGGCCGCGGCCACCGGCTGGGCCCGCATCCCGTGGGCCGACCTCGGCCCCGAGGGCGAGGCGAAGCTCGCCGAGCAGGGCGTTTCCGTGCGCTGCCTGGTCGGCAAGGACGGCGGGGTGCCGGACGCGGACGACGCTCCTGGCACGCTCGCGATCGTCGCGCGGGCGTACTAG
- a CDS encoding ammonium transporter — MAPAIFTLAADAPKLDSGNTAFLLLSSALVMLMTPGLAFFYGGMVRVKSALNMLMMSFISLGIITLLWTGYGFSFAFDGDHGGFIGGTNWLGLRDIAPDDLWGATGTPIFAFAAFQLMFAIITPALISGALADRVKFVAWSVFIALWATVVYFPVAHWVWGGGWLMKKGVIDFAGGTAVHINAGAAALGVILVIGKRVGFKRDPMRPHSMPWVMLGAGLLWFGWFGFNAGSEITSDGVASTVFINTQIATAAAMIGWLLYERVRHGSFTTLGAASGAVAGLVAITPSCASVSPLGAIAVGVIAGVICAAAVGLKYRFNYDDSLDVVGVHMVGGIVGSLLIGLLATGGVGQDVKGVFYGGGWHQFGVQAIGVFSVLGYSLVVSAILAKAIDLVMGFRVPEDIEVSGIDQAEHAETAYDFAGIGSTGHAAAPAGAGTAASKKVDA; from the coding sequence ATGGCACCAGCCATCTTCACACTGGCCGCAGATGCGCCCAAGCTCGACTCCGGCAATACCGCGTTTCTGCTTCTGAGCTCCGCGCTGGTGATGCTGATGACACCGGGGCTGGCGTTCTTCTACGGCGGTATGGTCCGAGTGAAGAGTGCCCTCAACATGCTGATGATGAGCTTCATCAGCCTGGGGATCATCACACTGCTGTGGACCGGCTACGGATTCAGTTTCGCCTTCGACGGCGATCACGGCGGATTCATCGGCGGCACCAACTGGCTCGGCCTGCGCGACATCGCTCCCGATGACCTGTGGGGGGCCACCGGGACGCCGATATTCGCGTTCGCCGCATTCCAGCTGATGTTCGCGATCATCACTCCCGCACTGATCAGCGGCGCACTCGCCGACCGCGTCAAGTTCGTCGCCTGGTCGGTCTTCATCGCCCTGTGGGCGACGGTCGTCTACTTCCCCGTGGCCCACTGGGTCTGGGGCGGCGGCTGGCTGATGAAGAAGGGCGTCATCGACTTCGCCGGCGGAACCGCGGTCCACATCAACGCGGGTGCGGCCGCCCTCGGCGTGATCCTGGTGATCGGCAAGCGGGTCGGCTTCAAGCGCGACCCCATGCGCCCGCACAGCATGCCGTGGGTCATGCTCGGCGCCGGTCTGCTGTGGTTCGGCTGGTTCGGCTTCAACGCCGGCTCCGAGATCACCTCCGACGGCGTCGCGTCCACGGTCTTCATCAACACCCAGATCGCCACCGCCGCCGCCATGATCGGCTGGCTGCTCTACGAGCGGGTCAGGCACGGCTCCTTCACCACCCTGGGTGCCGCGTCCGGCGCCGTCGCCGGCCTCGTCGCGATCACCCCGTCCTGCGCCTCGGTCAGCCCGCTGGGCGCCATCGCGGTCGGCGTCATCGCCGGTGTGATCTGCGCCGCGGCGGTCGGCCTGAAGTACCGCTTCAACTACGACGACTCGCTCGACGTGGTCGGCGTGCACATGGTCGGCGGCATCGTCGGCTCGCTGCTCATCGGCCTGCTGGCCACCGGCGGCGTCGGCCAGGACGTCAAGGGCGTGTTCTACGGCGGCGGATGGCACCAGTTCGGCGTCCAGGCCATCGGTGTCTTCTCCGTCCTCGGCTACTCCCTGGTGGTCTCGGCGATCCTCGCGAAGGCCATCGACCTGGTGATGGGCTTCCGGGTCCCCGAGGACATCGAGGTCAGCGGCATCGACCAGGCCGAGCACGCGGAGACCGCGTACGACTTCGCCGGCATCGGCAGCACAGGACACGCGGCGGCACCGGCGGGTGCCGGGACCGCGGCGAGCAAGAAGGTGGACGCGTGA
- a CDS encoding GNAT family N-acetyltransferase, translated as MRVSIREPRSTDAEAHHDAVMRSVEHLSPWNPVEPDVLPELLRRQGAGLRTFLIINDEDGGLVGKCNVANIVLARFRNAALGYDSYVPYNGTGRMTEGLRLVVDRCFAAEPRGLGLHRLEISVQPDNLRSVAMAKRLGFRHEGFSPRMLYINDAWRDHERFAMTAEEWPGV; from the coding sequence ATGCGCGTATCGATCAGAGAACCCAGGTCCACGGACGCCGAGGCCCACCACGACGCGGTCATGCGGTCGGTGGAGCACCTTTCGCCGTGGAATCCGGTGGAGCCCGACGTCCTGCCCGAACTGCTGCGGCGGCAGGGCGCCGGGCTGCGGACCTTCCTGATCATCAACGACGAGGACGGCGGCCTCGTCGGCAAGTGCAACGTCGCCAACATCGTGCTGGCCCGCTTCCGCAACGCCGCGCTCGGCTACGACAGCTATGTGCCGTACAACGGCACCGGGCGGATGACCGAGGGCCTGCGGCTGGTGGTGGACCGCTGCTTCGCCGCCGAGCCGCGCGGCCTCGGGCTGCACCGGCTGGAGATCAGCGTCCAGCCGGACAACCTCCGCTCGGTCGCGATGGCCAAGCGGCTCGGCTTCCGGCACGAGGGCTTCTCCCCGCGCATGCTCTACATCAACGACGCCTGGCGCGACCACGAGCGCTTCGCCATGACCGCGGAGGAGTGGCCGGGAGTGTAG
- the rimM gene encoding ribosome maturation factor RimM (Essential for efficient processing of 16S rRNA), producing the protein MQLVVGRIGRAHGIKGEVSIEVRTDEPELRLAPGAVLATDPAATGPLTIATGRVHSGRLMLRFEGVSDRTGAEALRNTLLIAEVDPAETPEDPEEFYDHQLIDLDVVTVDGREIGRIAEISHLPYQDLLVVRRPDETEVLIPFVAEFVPEIDLEEQRAVIDPPPGLLDEPAPDDEPAPEDDAGQAAGGAVDGD; encoded by the coding sequence ATGCAGCTGGTAGTGGGCAGGATCGGCCGCGCCCATGGCATCAAGGGCGAGGTGAGCATCGAGGTGCGCACCGACGAGCCGGAACTGCGGCTCGCGCCGGGTGCCGTCCTGGCCACGGACCCGGCCGCCACCGGGCCGCTGACCATTGCCACGGGCCGGGTGCACAGCGGGCGCCTCATGCTGCGCTTCGAGGGCGTCAGCGACCGCACCGGCGCCGAGGCGCTCCGCAATACGCTGCTGATCGCCGAGGTGGACCCGGCGGAGACTCCCGAGGACCCGGAGGAGTTCTACGACCATCAGCTGATCGACCTGGACGTGGTCACCGTCGACGGCCGCGAGATCGGCCGGATCGCCGAGATCAGCCACCTGCCGTACCAGGACCTGCTGGTCGTCAGGCGGCCGGACGAGACCGAGGTGCTGATCCCCTTCGTCGCCGAATTCGTGCCCGAGATCGACCTGGAGGAGCAGCGCGCGGTGATCGACCCGCCGCCGGGGCTGCTGGACGAGCCGGCTCCCGACGATGAGCCGGCTCCCGAAGACGACGCGGGGCAAGCCGCCGGCGGCGCGGTGGACGGCGACTGA